From the genome of Patescibacteria group bacterium, one region includes:
- the frr gene encoding ribosome recycling factor, whose amino-acid sequence MANTNQFIEQKKADFDLAVEHFKKEISSLRTGRAQSTLVENVMVEAYGAQTPLKQVASISVPEAKSISIEPWDKSIIKEVEKALSYSNLGLSVVNTGEKIIANLPPMTEENRKELIKLLNQRNEAAKINLRQIRDKVKESIIEAEKSKDVTQDDKFQFLADLDNFVSDYNHKIDDISKQKEEEIMTV is encoded by the coding sequence ATGGCAAACACCAATCAATTTATTGAGCAAAAAAAGGCTGACTTTGACCTGGCAGTTGAACACTTTAAAAAAGAAATTAGCTCTTTGCGAACTGGCAGGGCTCAGTCAACTTTAGTGGAAAATGTCATGGTTGAAGCTTATGGGGCGCAGACGCCTTTAAAACAAGTAGCGTCAATTAGCGTGCCAGAAGCTAAAAGCATTAGCATTGAGCCCTGGGATAAAAGCATTATTAAAGAAGTGGAAAAGGCTCTGTCATATTCAAATTTAGGCCTGTCCGTGGTTAATACCGGTGAAAAAATAATTGCCAATCTGCCGCCGATGACAGAAGAAAACCGCAAAGAATTGATAAAATTGTTAAACCAAAGAAACGAAGCAGCCAAGATTAATTTGCGCCAAATTCGCGATAAAGTTAAAGAATCTATTATAGAAGCGGAGAAATCAAAGGATGTGACTCAGGACGATAAATTCCAGTTTTTAGCTGATCTGGATAATTTTGTCAGTGATTACAATCATAAGATTGATGACATCAGCAAGCAGAAAGAAGAAGAGATAATGACGGTTTAA
- a CDS encoding rod shape-determining protein: MFRKKIGIDLGTTNILVYLPKKGVVINEPSVVAISTTDKKIMAVGIEAKEMLGKTPDTIIARRPLKDGVIADYKTTEAMLRYFINKALGGIRFLRPEVMVAVPAGITSTERRAVIDATMAAGAKAAYIIKEPIVAAIGANIPIGSPAGNMIIDIGGGTAEVAVISLGGIVASSSVRVGGNKLDQAIVEYTRRNHNLAIGERTAEDIKINIGAALSMEEPLLMEVRGRDMITGLPRTITMTTNDVVEAIESPLEGIIEAVKDVLHNTPPELAADVIDKGIIMSGGTSLLRNIDQLLSKATGVPAYVVDDALFCVAKGTGIALENLESYKRSILGQK; this comes from the coding sequence ATGTTTAGAAAAAAAATCGGCATTGATTTAGGCACTACAAATATTTTGGTTTATTTGCCCAAAAAAGGCGTGGTGATTAATGAACCATCAGTGGTGGCCATCTCAACGACTGACAAAAAAATAATGGCAGTAGGCATTGAAGCCAAAGAAATGTTAGGCAAAACGCCTGACACGATTATTGCGCGCCGACCTTTGAAAGACGGCGTGATCGCTGACTATAAAACAACTGAAGCCATGTTGCGCTATTTTATAAATAAAGCCTTAGGCGGCATCAGATTCTTGCGGCCTGAAGTCATGGTCGCTGTGCCGGCTGGAATTACTTCAACTGAAAGAAGAGCAGTGATTGACGCCACCATGGCAGCCGGAGCCAAGGCCGCTTACATTATTAAAGAACCGATTGTGGCTGCGATTGGCGCTAATATTCCGATTGGCAGTCCGGCCGGCAATATGATTATTGATATTGGCGGAGGCACGGCTGAAGTAGCTGTTATTTCTTTGGGCGGCATTGTGGCCAGTTCTTCAGTCAGAGTTGGCGGCAATAAATTAGACCAGGCCATAGTTGAATATACGCGCCGCAATCATAATCTGGCTATTGGTGAAAGAACAGCTGAAGATATTAAAATTAACATTGGCGCAGCTCTTTCAATGGAAGAACCTTTACTCATGGAGGTTAGGGGCAGGGACATGATCACTGGTTTGCCGCGCACAATTACCATGACCACCAATGATGTGGTTGAAGCCATTGAATCTCCTTTGGAAGGCATTATTGAAGCAGTAAAGGACGTCTTGCATAATACTCCGCCAGAACTGGCTGCTGATGTAATTGATAAAGGCATAATCATGAGCGGCGGCACTTCACTTTTACGTAATATTGACCAGCTTTTATCCAAAGCAACTGGCGTGCCGGCCTATGTAGTTGATGACGCGCTTTTCTGTGTGGCCAAAGGCACAGGCATTGCTTTAGAAAATTTAGAATCATATAAACGCTCAATTTTAGGGCAGAAGTAG
- the holB gene encoding DNA polymerase III subunit delta', protein MKNYNWGIIGHQKISQFLQKSLDNNKLAHAYLLAGPEHLGKSLLAENFMASILCQDYHANSGLKAESLPCGKCIFCDQLKKGIHPDVYFLKKEEEKKNISVEQVREMQKFLYLTSFLNSYKIALVEHAEDLSESAQNALLKVLEEPWPKTILILICRDANLLLPTIISRCQVFKFLPISTDETYHYLIELGATREQARIYSALACGQIGVAVNFLHNPEAFKIYLEKTTQLLELFSAKLTDKFKLIENLLANFDNHAERLEFLCQELNAWQILARDLIFVQNNLNNLVTNVHFQEQLAKLAGINPAAKLASLIEKISRVKQILAYNINPRLAVENLIINM, encoded by the coding sequence ATGAAAAACTATAATTGGGGAATTATCGGACACCAAAAAATTAGCCAGTTTTTGCAAAAAAGCCTGGATAATAACAAGCTGGCCCATGCCTATTTGCTGGCTGGGCCAGAACATCTGGGCAAAAGTCTGCTCGCGGAAAATTTCATGGCTTCTATTTTATGTCAGGATTATCATGCCAATTCAGGGCTAAAAGCTGAGAGCCTGCCCTGTGGCAAGTGTATTTTTTGCGACCAGCTAAAAAAAGGCATTCATCCTGATGTTTATTTTTTAAAAAAAGAAGAAGAGAAAAAAAATATCAGCGTGGAGCAAGTCAGAGAAATGCAAAAATTTTTATATTTAACTTCTTTTTTAAATTCCTATAAAATCGCATTAGTTGAGCATGCCGAGGATTTAAGCGAGAGCGCGCAAAATGCGCTTTTGAAAGTGCTGGAAGAACCGTGGCCTAAAACCATTCTGATTTTGATTTGCCGTGATGCCAATCTTCTTTTGCCCACAATTATTTCCCGCTGCCAGGTATTTAAATTTTTGCCTATTTCAACAGATGAGACTTATCATTATTTAATTGAATTAGGCGCAACCCGCGAACAAGCCAGGATCTATTCAGCTTTAGCCTGCGGACAAATCGGCGTAGCAGTTAATTTTTTACACAATCCGGAAGCATTTAAAATATATCTGGAAAAAACAACTCAGCTTTTAGAACTGTTTAGCGCTAAACTGACTGATAAATTTAAACTTATAGAAAATCTGTTGGCTAATTTTGACAACCACGCAGAACGATTGGAATTTTTATGCCAGGAACTGAATGCCTGGCAGATATTGGCGCGTGATCTGATTTTTGTCCAGAATAATTTAAATAATTTGGTCACTAATGTGCATTTTCAGGAGCAACTTGCCAAATTAGCCGGGATTAATCCAGCTGCTAAGTTGGCGAGCCTGATTGAGAAAATTAGCCGGGTCAAACAAATTTTAGCTTATAATATAAACCCGCGCCTAGCCGTGGAAAATTTAATTATAAATATGTAA
- a CDS encoding glycine--tRNA ligase, which translates to MKKEKKQDDNKLEKIVSFCKRRGFVYPSSEIYGGLSAIYDYGHYGVLLKNNIRDAWWKEMVQLRDDVLGLDSAIFMHPQTWIASGHVAGFNDPQIDCKSCKSRLRADHLLEEYGINLDKATIEEINTALDKLRHDIKLACPVCGSKDLTKAKIFSLMVKSNLGSPTESLSEENVVYLRPETCGGIYLEYKNVLDTLHPKLPFGIAQVGKAFRNEIVARQFIFRTREFEQMEMQYFLKPEQMKEKYEMWKKLRWAWYLDYGIPKDKIRWYKHEKLAHYASQAYDIEFDFQSLGGFKEVEGIHARGDWDLSQHAKFSGADLTYFDEETKKRLIPHIMETSVGLNRLLLMFIDNALVEEDVDGEKRVVLKIDKRLAPVKIAVFPLLKNKPDLVKKAKEIYINLRNSYFCEFDDNGNIGKRYRRQDEIGTPYCVTVDFETLEKDDSVTVRDRDTMKQERVKIGELEDYFKKKLG; encoded by the coding sequence ATGAAAAAAGAGAAAAAACAAGATGATAACAAGTTGGAAAAAATCGTGTCTTTTTGCAAGCGACGCGGTTTTGTTTATCCGTCATCAGAAATATATGGAGGGTTGAGCGCGATTTATGATTATGGGCATTATGGGGTTTTATTAAAAAATAATATCCGCGATGCCTGGTGGAAAGAAATGGTGCAGTTAAGAGATGATGTTTTGGGTTTGGATAGCGCAATTTTTATGCATCCGCAGACCTGGATTGCTTCGGGGCACGTTGCAGGCTTTAACGACCCGCAAATAGATTGCAAAAGCTGCAAAAGCCGGCTTAGGGCCGATCATCTTTTGGAAGAATATGGGATTAATCTGGATAAAGCAACGATTGAAGAAATAAATACGGCTTTGGACAAATTGCGCCATGATATAAAATTGGCCTGTCCTGTCTGTGGCTCTAAGGATTTGACCAAGGCCAAAATTTTTTCCTTAATGGTCAAATCAAATTTGGGTTCGCCGACAGAATCATTGTCTGAAGAGAACGTTGTTTATTTAAGGCCGGAAACATGCGGTGGCATTTATTTAGAATATAAAAATGTTTTAGATACCTTGCATCCAAAATTGCCTTTTGGCATTGCCCAGGTAGGCAAGGCTTTTCGCAATGAAATTGTGGCACGGCAGTTTATATTCCGCACACGTGAATTTGAACAAATGGAAATGCAATACTTTTTAAAGCCTGAACAAATGAAAGAAAAATATGAGATGTGGAAAAAATTGCGCTGGGCATGGTATTTGGACTATGGCATTCCAAAAGATAAAATTCGTTGGTATAAACATGAGAAACTGGCGCATTATGCGAGCCAGGCTTATGATATTGAATTTGATTTCCAATCCTTGGGCGGTTTTAAAGAAGTTGAAGGCATTCATGCCAGAGGGGATTGGGATTTATCCCAGCACGCCAAATTCTCTGGCGCGGATTTAACTTACTTTGATGAAGAAACCAAGAAACGACTTATCCCGCATATTATGGAAACTTCGGTGGGATTGAACCGCTTGCTTTTGATGTTTATTGATAATGCTTTGGTTGAGGAAGACGTTGATGGCGAGAAGAGAGTGGTTTTAAAAATTGATAAACGTTTAGCGCCAGTTAAAATCGCTGTTTTTCCTTTATTAAAAAATAAACCTGACTTAGTGAAAAAAGCCAAGGAAATTTATATTAATTTACGAAATTCATATTTTTGTGAATTTGATGACAATGGCAATATTGGCAAGCGTTATCGTCGCCAGGATGAAATTGGTACGCCTTATTGCGTGACAGTTGATTTTGAAACTTTGGAAAAAGATGACAGTGTGACAGTTAGGGATCGTGATACGATGAAGCAGGAGAGGGTGAAGATAGGGGAATTGGAAGATTATTTTAAAAAGAAATTAGGTTAG
- a CDS encoding YCF48-related protein: MLSSKAKNFKKYLLLIVLGAAIFLLAGCVTIKTVPNGGGQATALPLGIFRSEDASTTWLSKSALLNAEGKALTIGDVSVGQIILDPSDHLTLYIATDKGLYYSNDGAESWQQVPLFGTTAINNVAIDYFDKCNIYVTAGQSIYKSSDCLRTWQEIYFDKRAGLQITNVSTERYNKNNVYAANSFGDILKSLDAGKTWQIIKRINNPIRQILIDKDDTRIIYFATESNGLFKTLDGGKTWSDDKAQTDLNKGLDPFFESKTFHYLVQDMTQKNSLLLASKFGLLKSSDGGMTWESIELITPERGANIYSLAVDPKDDKIIFYGTDSTIYKSFDGGKNWATQKSPTSGAANILLIDPQNSKIIYLGAKVIKK; encoded by the coding sequence ATGTTAAGCTCAAAAGCCAAGAATTTTAAAAAATATCTTTTATTAATAGTTTTGGGCGCAGCGATTTTTCTTTTAGCTGGCTGTGTTACTATTAAAACAGTGCCTAATGGCGGCGGCCAAGCAACTGCTTTACCTCTGGGGATTTTTAGATCAGAGGATGCCAGTACTACCTGGCTGTCAAAATCAGCTTTGCTCAACGCTGAAGGAAAAGCTCTGACCATCGGAGATGTGAGCGTTGGCCAAATCATACTTGATCCGTCTGATCACCTGACTTTATACATTGCGACTGATAAAGGATTGTATTATTCTAATGACGGAGCTGAGAGCTGGCAGCAAGTCCCGCTGTTTGGCACGACAGCTATTAATAATGTGGCTATAGATTATTTTGACAAATGCAATATTTATGTAACAGCCGGCCAATCAATTTATAAATCATCTGATTGTTTGCGCACCTGGCAGGAAATATATTTTGACAAGCGGGCCGGTCTGCAGATTACTAATGTCTCTACTGAGCGTTACAACAAAAACAATGTTTATGCGGCTAATAGTTTTGGTGATATTTTAAAAAGCCTTGATGCCGGCAAAACCTGGCAGATTATCAAAAGAATAAATAATCCGATTAGGCAGATTTTAATTGACAAAGACGATACGCGCATTATTTACTTTGCCACTGAAAGCAATGGTTTATTTAAAACACTGGATGGCGGTAAAACCTGGAGTGATGACAAGGCGCAAACCGATTTAAATAAAGGGTTGGACCCATTTTTTGAATCCAAGACTTTCCATTATTTAGTGCAAGACATGACTCAGAAAAATTCTTTGCTTTTGGCCTCAAAATTTGGCTTATTGAAATCATCTGACGGCGGCATGACCTGGGAGAGCATAGAATTAATCACGCCTGAGCGCGGAGCCAATATCTATTCTCTGGCTGTTGATCCGAAAGATGATAAGATAATTTTTTATGGCACTGATTCAACTATTTACAAATCATTTGACGGGGGAAAAAATTGGGCCACCCAAAAATCGCCGACCAGCGGGGCAGCCAATATCCTGCTAATTGACCCGCAGAATTCAAAAATAATATACTTGGGGGCAAAGGTGATTAAAAAATAA